ACAGATCGAAGATCAATCTTGCTGGCCCTCTTTTTTGGACACCTTGGATGGATTATGTTGGCTGTTGCGCTATACGTTACTTTATATGCAATCGGCTCACCTATCGCGTTTCCTCTTGCAATGCTCGCTGTTGCATTGAGTAAACTCGGATTCCTTGTGCCTGCTCCTGGCGGGCTCGGTGGGGTCGAAGCTACCCTGGCAGCTGTTTTGGTCTTAACAGCTGGTATCGGTGTCGCAGCGGCGACAGCCGGGGCTCTTCTGTTTCGTTTGGCTGCGTACTGGTTCCCATTTGCACTTGGCGGAATCTGGACAGCAGTACTGTCTCTACGGGGCTTTCAATCCAATCGTAACTAAATAACTGACCTATTCGAAGCAGCTACAATACCTAGACGCGAAACGCGCTATCGGTCTCCAACGATTTCACCCCGTGATCCTGAATCTGTGTTAGAATCTTCCTGTAAATAAAATGGGTGTCCGCTATACTCGTTTCGAGCGGATACACTCAAATCAGTAATCGTCTGTGTCAAAGTTAATACCGGTGACGACCTAATATAATGTATGGCAAAATATTCAACGGGTGACTCCGGGTCTGAGTCTGATGGATCTGCATGTGAACTCTGTGGAAAGCAAAGCGATTCACTGCGTGAAGCAGAGGTTGCTGGGGCAACGCTTCTTGTCTGTCAGCAGTGTGCACCACACGATGACTCTTCAAAGAAATCATCTTCATCTGACGAGCAGCAGCAAGAATCAACTCCAACGTCTCATAGTTCCGATGCCCCACAAACCAGTGAGTTGTGGGATGGTGATTCTAGCCATTGGGAGAAAGAAGGCACTGACTACGACGACGATCCACTTCCATACCTTATATCTGGATATGCCGATGTTGTTACACGTGCACGACAGGAAAATGGACTTACCCAGACAGAATTAGCAGAAAAAATTGGTGCGACAGAAGATGATATTCTTGCTGTTGAACAGGGCCGTGCCGCTCGTGCTGGTGTTGGCGGGTCGGTGATTGAAGATATTGAAAAAACGCTCTCTATCGAATTAACCGAAGAAACATAGAAGGGCTCCCTTCCTTTATTCAGTCTCCTTAACGGTGGGATAAGAACGCTAAGCTTCGTTCGCAAAGAATCAATGGTGCCAAGTAGCGAAGCGGTTGACTCACAACCAACGTTCTGAAATTGTATTCCACATAAAATCCACAGTATTGTTTAAGTATAAGTCAGTTATAAATTAACTAAAAAATAAATGACAGTTCTGATTAAGCCGAAACGTTAACGAACTCTCCTTCCCAACTGCGTCGGGCCTCGATTTCTCGCTCTCCTCGCTGTGTCAGTGCGTAGCTATTTGTCCGATCGTCAACTTTCCCTTTTTCAACAAGGCCCTTCTCTACGAGTGTGTCAAGGTTTGGATATAGACGTCCGTGGTTGATCTCACTCCCGTAATATTCCTCTAGTTCTTTTTTCAGTGCTAGACCATGAGGTTCGTCATTTCCAGCAATTGCGTACAGCAGGTCGCGTTGAAAGCCTGTTAAATCGTGCATATATAATATGACTCTACTTGGATAATAAGCATTTTGATATATACTCATATAACTTAGTTATATTTTACGGGAGTATGTGATAGATATTTCAGATAAGCGTCAATGCACAGGAAGTATAATGCGACTGTCTTGGAGTTTGATATTAATGTCTATTCGCATACTTTGTGTTCATCCAGCCTGCTGCCATGTTACAGTGAGATTGAAGTGAGGTCTTCTGGAGATAATATGACTTCTACCGTTACCTTGTATGGTACAATCAGCATTTGATCGACCGAAATCGCTTTACTATATGATAACGTATTATATTATGATGCTGGCAACATTGACAATCGCTGGTGCGACCGCCGTTGCGGCAGTCGGTGGTTACGCAGTTTATCGTGGTATGTCTGCCACCGGTGCTTCACGGCCGGTAAGCCGAGGAGCGCTTACAGCTGCGGCGTTGTTCCTCTGGACAGCGATCACGCTGCCTTTTGCGCTTCTCGCACTCTCTGGTGGTATTGTACTTGCACTAACACTCATCCCGGTGGCCGCTGTTCTCCTTGGCGGCTACATGCTCCATCGCCGATGGAAGCAATGGCGTAACCCGGATGTTATCACGGTTAGTTAAATCTGGTCGCACAGCCCCTGATAATTGCTAACTTTTCTATTTTGGCCGTATAACTGAACATTGCAGCCACTGTATAGGCGGTATAAGGCGACCGTCCGGGGTAAGTCCACTGTCCTATGCTGTCTAGTAAGGATGACAACTATGAGCTTGCCCGCATGTCGAAATATTCCCCTCCTCCGCCAGTTTTAGGCCGCATTGATGTGTATCTAATAATATGACTCATGTCGGCGTTGTTGGGGCCGGAGCTGGTTCAGCGGCCCTCTGCTATCTTCTTGATAGTACTGTTCCTGATGTTGAGATTACTGTTCTTGAAAAGTCTGGCGGCGTTTGTGGACGAGCAGCCACACGGCGTCGTAGCGCAATAACGTATGACTATGGAGCAAATTACATCAAATCTGATGACAAGCGTGTGAATGAACTGTTGACAGAGACACTGGATGCTGGTGGCTTAGTCAACATTGAGGAGCCAATTTACGTTTTTGAACAAGACGAAGAGGTTTCTGAGGGGCGATCAAATGACGCATCCCGATGGTCGTATGAGACTGGACTTACACGCTGTGCAAAACAGTTGTTTGGACAGACCGATGTTCAAGTACATCAAAATACCCGCGTCGCATATCCACGTTATCGTGATGACACATGGACGCTTGTTGACACTCAATCAAATGAGTGGGGCCCGTTCGACTATGTGGTGTTTAATCCGCCTGCTCCACAGACATCTGAGCTACTCTCTGAAGCAGACTGGGACTCTCCTCTTCGAGATGAACTTGTTGATGCCATCGATGCTGTTCCGTACCGGTCGCTCTGGTCGGCCGTCTTGCACTACCCATACCGGATTGAAAAACCGTACTATGCACTAGTTAATACTGACAAGGAGCACGATATTGGGTGGATTTCTCGAGAAGAGTGTAAATCCGGACATGTCCCCGCAGATGAATCTGTTCTCATCGTTCAGGCTAGTCCAGGGTGGTCAGAGCGAAATGAAAATCGATCGCCTGAAAAGAACAACACCCGACTAGCGGCGATGACTGCAGAAATTATGAACGATGAGAGACTTTCCGATCCTGATTGGACAGATCATCAATTTTGGCGATATGCTCTTCCAGACCGCGGGGTTAACACTGGTCCTGTTCAGAGTGCCCAGGATGTTGGATTATATTGTGTCGGTGACTGGGTTGCTGGCGAAGCCCGGGTACATGCTGCTCTTCGAAACGGGCTTGATGTTGGCGAACGGATCGCTTACTCACTATCTTAATTGAATTTTCTCGGTGGTTATTTTGCCGGTCTGTCTACCGCGGTAGCAAGCCGAGTGATTAAGCTTATCCCCGGAGCAGTCTCCCCAGTTTTCGTGATTCCACACAGTGATAACTCTCTAACAATGGTGTTTCAATATGGAATATACGCCAGATGATTTTAATGGCTATGAGCAGTTTCTCACACTTGGACGACTTGTTACACCACGCCCAGTTGGGTGGATTAGCACAGTCGACTCCTCTGGGGAACCCAATATCGCTCCATATAGCTTTGTTTCCCCGCTCAGTGTGGATCCACCAGTAATTGGACTATCAGTTGCGCCTCATCCTGACGGAAGTATGAAAGACACTGCACAAAATGTTCTTGATACTGATGAATTTGTGTATCACCTACTCACAGACGAATTTTTGCACCAGATGAATGAAACAGCCCGAGATGTTGACCATTCTGAGTTCGACCTCATAGACGTTGAAACGACATCGTGTACCTCTGTCGAAGTTCCACGTATTGATACAGCCCCGGCATGGCTTGAGTGCACAACATACGATACGCATGAGATTGCAGAGACACAGGTTATCTATGGAGAAGTTGAGCGCATTGGTATTGCTGATGCGTTTGTAGATGAAACTGACCTTCCGGATGTTGATGCAATAGAGGAATCTGTTCTCGGCCATCTCATTGATGAACATTACACGACGCTTGATCTCCTTGAGAAACACCAACCTGATGATTGACCTCCTCCACACGGCTAAAGCCGGTGGGTGTTCGCCTCGATACCGCTGTAAGCCACATTGTCACCCAACCCGGTAAAATTATCAAATAAATATCCGTGTTATCGTATTCGAGTTTGCTGTCCCTCTCGCTCTTTACGAAGTATATTTGAATTCACGCTAATGCAAGTGCTTGAGCAAATATCCCTCCAATCAGGAATGAAGTCAATACAGTCAAAAAGAGAATAAAGATTGCCATTTTGGAGCTATACTCCTGCACGACAGTTGCAAACACAGCAACACAGGGAACGTAAAACAGTGCAACAACTGAGCTGACAAACAATTGACTTGTCGTAAGATCCATCTCAATTAGCGGTAGTACAGTTAACTCTCGACGAACGATACCTAAAATAAGTGGTATCGCGGCCTCCTCAGGCAAATGCAACCACTCAACGACAATCGGTCGCATGTATTTTCCAACCTGCTGCAATGCTCCAAGTTCATATAACACTGACGCGGCTCCGATTGCGTATATCATATGTACTGCGCCGCCCAGCACAAAGTGTTTGATACGCATCCATACCCGGGTTGCTGTCACTTTCATATTTGGGACAAGCAGCGGTGGAACATCCGTAATTGTTGGGGGAGATGGTCCATCAAGCACCCGGTCCAGAATCAGTCCTGAAACAACCATTCCCAGTAAAGACATGAAAAAAATTGTCGGAACAAGCAGCAAAGAGGCTTCACCCAGAAGTGCGATAAATGCGCCTGTTTGTGCAACACATGGAACCGCAAGCACGATCATCAGTGTCATCATAATCCGTCGTTTCTGTGTCTCTGCAGATCGAGTTGCAGTTATACCAGGTATTGCACAACCATACCCGAGCATCAATGGAATCGTACTAGTTCCTGTGAGCCCAATTCGATCCATCACACCATCAAGCAGGACTGCAAGGCGAGGAAGATATCCACTGTCTTCAAGTAAGCTTAATGCGATATAAAACGACAGCACGTACGGTAACACGAGTCCAAAGGGCCATTCAATACTCTTGATGAGGAAACCATATTCGCCGATGAGAATATTCTGAATCGTTTCTGATGAAGTAGCTGATTGAACTGTCTGCTCTATCACCGGAAAGAGAATTGCTTCAAACACCGGTAATAAAACGTACTGTCGAATTCCCATACCGACGCCTACGACGATAGCAAATGTTCCGACGAGTACAAGGAACGCAACAGGTATTCCTGGCCATGGCTGGACAAGTTGCTGACTGAGACGATCTAGCTTAGATGACCCAGTATTACTCGTCTTTGGTTCTCGAATCGCGTCTGTAGCAAGCTTTTCTGCTCGCTCCCACTTTTTCGATGGAGGATCATCATGCACAAACGGATCCGTGAGTTGTGCAGTAACCAGTTCTGACAATTTATCAATTCCCTGCTGCTCTGTTGCAATAGTTTCAACAACTGGACTCGATAGCTCACGCCGCAAATATCCTGTTTCAAGTGTCTGACCATTGTTTGCAAGCAAATCAACTCGATTTACTGCCGCAACAACTGGGATATCATACTCCTGAACCTCGAACAATAGGTGCAAACTTGACTCAAGATTAACCGCATCTAACACACAAATGGCAACATCACAACCTTCTTCTAATGCATCAATAGCAAGTTGCTCGGCCTCATTGCTTGCTGAGAGCGAATATGTTCCGGGAATGTCAACGACCGTAACTTCATGATTGTCGAACGTTGCCCGGCCGCGCTTATACTCGACTGTTGTCCCTGAGTAGTTGGCGATCTCTACATCCATGCCAGTGAGCGCACTGAACAGTGAGCTCTTGCCGACGTTTGGAGGCCCAATCAGGGCAACCGTTGGACGGTTCTCACATGAGAGTTCTGTCTTCTCTCCGTTACTCATACTTCGCCCGCCCGACGAACGGTCGCTAACTGCTGAACATGAATCTCCTGCGCAATATCACGGTCAATTGCAACTGTGCGACCTCCAGTACTGACAACGACTGGTCCATCAAACGGCTGGTGATTCTGTATTTCGACCTCTTTACCAGAGCGAATTCCTAACGCTGGCAACTGGTCATTATCAGGGGCCGATCTAATTACGACCTGTTCTCCTTCCGCAAATGATGCAAGAGTTCTCGTATCTTGATGGATACTGTTTCTTTCGGTGACATCTGCTCCCCGTGCGGGGCAGTCCGGAACATCCACACATGATTCACATGCCTGTGGCTCGGAACACACAATGACACTTTCCTTACCGAAACGATGCGAAACCGAGTCCTGATGAATATGGTCTGGAACAGACTCTGTCGGGTATAGATGTTCACTCCATCCACGTGGTCGACGGTAAACCAGGGATTGGTGTGCCTGCAGATCAGTTACGAGTTGCTGGACAATCTTTGCTTTTGGGTACACATGGAACGAAAGCCAAACCACATCAAAATCACTCGGTTCAACACCTTCTCCGTTTGCATGGCAGATCTCAATCTTCTTATCCAAGTTACGACTGTCAACTGCCGCTTGGGCTGCTTCAACGGCAGCTGGATCGTGATCAATAGCTGTAACTGAATAACCTTCCTTGGCTAAGACCATCGCCGTCATCGGCAGTGGTCCACATCCCACGTGTAGAATTTGTGCGTCTGTATTGGGGTCAAGCAGTTCTAATTCACGCTGTACAAGCCGCTTGTATGCTACTCGCTGATACACGTCTCCGAAAACAGTTGAGTATTGATCTAGTGATTCAATTATCTGTAAAATCCGGTTACTTGCTGTAACAGTCTTACGTGGAGACTCTGATGCCGAGACTGCGTTTTTCCCACTGGGTGAGAACGCATCCGTCTTGTGATCTTCCTCAACTGAATAGTCGGATTTACTTGACACAGTGTATTCAAGCGTTTGTCTTTTTGGTAAGCCTAAAAGTGTTATGATAACTCGATGACATAGATTAACAGATGCTCAAGTATACAGAAGGCATATCTGATTTGGATTTATCTGCTCGGCGGCAGAATTACTGAAACCAACTGTCAACCCGAGTCTCTTCAGGTGATATTTGTTCGTCTGAAACGAATAGCCAAACTGTTGCTCCGGCCGAAAGAGCAAGCGGAAACCAAAACGTTGCAACCCGAGTAACTAGCGCAACTGCCATCCCTTCGCTAAACGTTAATCCTCCAATTACACAAACCGAAGCTAACGTTGCCTCAAACGTTCCAAGTCCTCCTGGTGAAACGGGAAGTAAACTGACTCCGTATGCAAGAAACGTTCCAACAACTGCGATAAATAAACTTAGCTCAAGGGATAAAAACTGTGCAGCAAGATACACTTTGAACGGATACAATGCCCAGACACCAGTTGAGACGGATAGCATCCAT
This portion of the Salinarchaeum sp. IM2453 genome encodes:
- a CDS encoding multiprotein-bridging factor 1 family protein; its protein translation is MAKYSTGDSGSESDGSACELCGKQSDSLREAEVAGATLLVCQQCAPHDDSSKKSSSSDEQQQESTPTSHSSDAPQTSELWDGDSSHWEKEGTDYDDDPLPYLISGYADVVTRARQENGLTQTELAEKIGATEDDILAVEQGRAARAGVGGSVIEDIEKTLSIELTEET
- a CDS encoding PadR family transcriptional regulator gives rise to the protein MHDLTGFQRDLLYAIAGNDEPHGLALKKELEEYYGSEINHGRLYPNLDTLVEKGLVEKGKVDDRTNSYALTQRGEREIEARRSWEGEFVNVSA
- a CDS encoding NAD(P)/FAD-dependent oxidoreductase: MTHVGVVGAGAGSAALCYLLDSTVPDVEITVLEKSGGVCGRAATRRRSAITYDYGANYIKSDDKRVNELLTETLDAGGLVNIEEPIYVFEQDEEVSEGRSNDASRWSYETGLTRCAKQLFGQTDVQVHQNTRVAYPRYRDDTWTLVDTQSNEWGPFDYVVFNPPAPQTSELLSEADWDSPLRDELVDAIDAVPYRSLWSAVLHYPYRIEKPYYALVNTDKEHDIGWISREECKSGHVPADESVLIVQASPGWSERNENRSPEKNNTRLAAMTAEIMNDERLSDPDWTDHQFWRYALPDRGVNTGPVQSAQDVGLYCVGDWVAGEARVHAALRNGLDVGERIAYSLS
- a CDS encoding flavin reductase family protein, with translation MEYTPDDFNGYEQFLTLGRLVTPRPVGWISTVDSSGEPNIAPYSFVSPLSVDPPVIGLSVAPHPDGSMKDTAQNVLDTDEFVYHLLTDEFLHQMNETARDVDHSEFDLIDVETTSCTSVEVPRIDTAPAWLECTTYDTHEIAETQVIYGEVERIGIADAFVDETDLPDVDAIEESVLGHLIDEHYTTLDLLEKHQPDD
- a CDS encoding ferrous iron transporter B, with the translated sequence MSNGEKTELSCENRPTVALIGPPNVGKSSLFSALTGMDVEIANYSGTTVEYKRGRATFDNHEVTVVDIPGTYSLSASNEAEQLAIDALEEGCDVAICVLDAVNLESSLHLLFEVQEYDIPVVAAVNRVDLLANNGQTLETGYLRRELSSPVVETIATEQQGIDKLSELVTAQLTDPFVHDDPPSKKWERAEKLATDAIREPKTSNTGSSKLDRLSQQLVQPWPGIPVAFLVLVGTFAIVVGVGMGIRQYVLLPVFEAILFPVIEQTVQSATSSETIQNILIGEYGFLIKSIEWPFGLVLPYVLSFYIALSLLEDSGYLPRLAVLLDGVMDRIGLTGTSTIPLMLGYGCAIPGITATRSAETQKRRIMMTLMIVLAVPCVAQTGAFIALLGEASLLLVPTIFFMSLLGMVVSGLILDRVLDGPSPPTITDVPPLLVPNMKVTATRVWMRIKHFVLGGAVHMIYAIGAASVLYELGALQQVGKYMRPIVVEWLHLPEEAAIPLILGIVRRELTVLPLIEMDLTTSQLFVSSVVALFYVPCVAVFATVVQEYSSKMAIFILFLTVLTSFLIGGIFAQALALA
- a CDS encoding nicotianamine synthase family protein gives rise to the protein MSSKSDYSVEEDHKTDAFSPSGKNAVSASESPRKTVTASNRILQIIESLDQYSTVFGDVYQRVAYKRLVQRELELLDPNTDAQILHVGCGPLPMTAMVLAKEGYSVTAIDHDPAAVEAAQAAVDSRNLDKKIEICHANGEGVEPSDFDVVWLSFHVYPKAKIVQQLVTDLQAHQSLVYRRPRGWSEHLYPTESVPDHIHQDSVSHRFGKESVIVCSEPQACESCVDVPDCPARGADVTERNSIHQDTRTLASFAEGEQVVIRSAPDNDQLPALGIRSGKEVEIQNHQPFDGPVVVSTGGRTVAIDRDIAQEIHVQQLATVRRAGEV